In a genomic window of Candidatus Thiothrix sulfatifontis:
- a CDS encoding IS4 family transposase: protein MNWSSTELTDLDLGDKRLETRAAHILNAMLKAPQSSIPKACQSWSSTLATYRFFWNEAVSHDALMASHFEATECRIRQQDSRIILCIQDTTELDFNGQETEGLGRLSYDKQRGMYLHPTLCITPDRLPLGITDTWMWSRGLSKAADLANPGIKESRRWIEGYERVAELAARCPEHRLIYTGDRESDFYDLLKRAQALDYPADLLIRAQHNRALGDDLKLWDAIDQQQALTRITFTKPRKQGEKPRKVVQEIKVLRYTLRPKSKHPMLLTLVQAKEINPPAGKSPLIWRLVTNRCVETADAACELIDWYRARWEIEMFFDVLKVGCRVEKLQLDTKERIEKALALYIMVAWRIMFLMRLGRTCPELPADLVFDPLEWKVSFRLGKKALPDGIPTLNQVIRNLAELGGFLGRKCDGEPGAKSIWLGYSRVLDCIYGIQMASELGED from the coding sequence ATGAACTGGTCATCTACCGAACTCACCGATCTTGATTTGGGAGACAAGCGTCTCGAAACACGCGCTGCCCATATCCTCAACGCCATGCTCAAAGCCCCCCAATCGAGCATCCCGAAAGCTTGCCAAAGTTGGTCAAGCACCTTGGCGACGTACCGTTTCTTCTGGAATGAAGCGGTGAGCCATGATGCTTTGATGGCATCCCACTTTGAAGCGACCGAGTGTCGAATCCGTCAGCAAGATTCGCGGATTATCCTGTGTATTCAAGACACCACCGAACTGGATTTCAATGGGCAGGAAACCGAGGGTTTGGGGCGTTTATCCTACGATAAGCAACGCGGGATGTACCTGCATCCGACCTTGTGTATCACCCCAGACCGTCTGCCATTGGGGATCACCGATACGTGGATGTGGTCACGGGGCTTGAGCAAAGCGGCGGATCTTGCCAACCCCGGCATCAAAGAAAGCCGTCGCTGGATTGAAGGGTATGAACGGGTAGCCGAACTGGCGGCACGCTGCCCTGAACACCGCCTCATCTATACGGGCGACCGTGAAAGCGACTTTTATGACTTACTCAAACGGGCGCAAGCCTTGGATTACCCGGCTGACCTGCTGATACGGGCGCAACATAACCGCGCCTTGGGGGATGACCTCAAACTGTGGGATGCCATTGATCAACAACAGGCGTTGACTCGTATCACCTTTACCAAACCGCGCAAGCAGGGTGAAAAGCCTCGCAAAGTGGTACAAGAAATCAAGGTGTTACGTTATACCCTGCGTCCCAAAAGTAAGCATCCAATGCTATTGACCTTGGTTCAAGCCAAAGAAATCAACCCACCCGCCGGAAAATCGCCCCTCATTTGGCGTTTAGTCACCAACCGTTGTGTAGAGACCGCCGATGCCGCCTGTGAACTCATCGACTGGTATCGGGCGCGTTGGGAAATCGAGATGTTTTTTGATGTCCTGAAAGTCGGCTGTCGCGTCGAAAAACTGCAACTGGACACTAAAGAGCGCATCGAAAAAGCCCTCGCGCTCTACATCATGGTGGCCTGGCGGATTATGTTTCTGATGCGGTTGGGGCGTACCTGCCCAGAACTTCCGGCTGATCTGGTGTTTGACCCGCTGGAATGGAAAGTATCTTTCCGGCTCGGCAAAAAAGCACTACCCGATGGCATACCTACCCTCAATCAAGTGATCCGCAATCTAGCGGAACTGGGGGGCTTTTTGGGCAGAAAATGCGATGGCGAACCGGGGGCTAAAAGTATCTGGCTTGGCTACTCAAGGGTGCTGGACTGTATTTATGGGATTCAGATGGCTAGTGAGTTGGGGGAGGACTGA
- a CDS encoding ATP-binding protein, giving the protein MLRQAAQEYGIALESDSIKNLFAELIEKLCQAKGKVVLLIDEYDKPLIDYLDNPDKAKVHQQLLKAFYSILKDSGKYIEFLLITGVSKFSQVSIFSDLNHLKDITLHPHFVTLTGYTQQEVGQHFGERIAELATTANRSIEEQTALIRDWYNGYSWGQDLTLYNPFSLMSYLDAGQFNNYWFATGTPTFLLKLMRKKWIYDINAVELSELAFSSYDVEDLQVYPILFQTGYLTIKGRNEFGLYRMGYPNREVQESMLMYLISSVAQDESSMSKIMVLQIRSAFYQNDMESLIRLINSIFKNIPSHIFIAEAEAYYHSLIFLVFFYLGQYAESEVNTNNGRLDCVVKTDKHIYVIEFKLNQSAKVALQQIKDKGYAEKYLADSRQKVLLGINFSSDSKTVKDWLAE; this is encoded by the coding sequence ATGTTGCGACAAGCGGCACAAGAATATGGTATCGCACTAGAAAGCGATAGCATCAAAAACCTGTTTGCTGAGCTTATCGAAAAACTGTGCCAAGCCAAGGGCAAAGTTGTGCTGCTGATTGATGAGTATGACAAGCCGCTGATTGACTATCTGGATAATCCAGACAAGGCAAAAGTACACCAGCAACTATTGAAAGCCTTTTATTCCATCCTGAAAGACAGTGGTAAATACATTGAGTTTTTGCTGATAACGGGTGTTTCCAAATTTAGCCAAGTGTCGATTTTCTCTGACCTCAATCACTTGAAAGATATTACCCTGCATCCGCATTTTGTCACCTTAACAGGTTATACCCAGCAGGAAGTTGGGCAGCATTTCGGTGAACGTATTGCTGAACTGGCTACAACGGCAAATCGTAGCATTGAAGAACAAACTGCCCTGATTCGGGACTGGTATAATGGCTATAGTTGGGGGCAAGACCTTACGCTTTATAATCCGTTTTCACTGATGTCTTATTTGGATGCGGGGCAGTTCAATAATTATTGGTTTGCCACGGGTACGCCTACCTTTTTGCTTAAACTGATGCGGAAAAAATGGATTTACGACATTAATGCCGTTGAATTGAGCGAATTGGCTTTTTCCTCTTATGATGTTGAGGATTTGCAAGTTTATCCTATTCTGTTCCAGACGGGCTATTTAACCATTAAAGGCAGAAACGAATTTGGATTGTATCGCATGGGTTATCCAAACCGTGAAGTGCAAGAATCTATGCTGATGTACTTGATTTCTAGTGTGGCTCAAGATGAGTCATCCATGAGCAAAATAATGGTTTTGCAAATCCGTTCTGCCTTTTATCAGAACGATATGGAAAGCCTGATTCGGCTAATCAACAGCATTTTCAAAAACATCCCTTCACACATCTTTATTGCAGAAGCCGAAGCTTATTACCATAGCCTGATTTTCTTGGTGTTTTTCTATCTGGGGCAATATGCAGAAAGCGAAGTTAACACTAATAACGGGCGGCTGGATTGTGTTGTGAAAACTGATAAGCATATTTATGTGATTGAGTTCAAGCTGAATCAGAGTGCTAAAGTCGCTTTGCAGCAGATTAAGGATAAGGGGTATGCTGAGAAATATCTGGCAGATTCACGGCAGAAAGTGCTGCTGGGAATAAACTTCAGCAGCGATAGTAAAACAGTAAAGGATTGGCTTGCCGAATAA
- a CDS encoding DUF262 domain-containing HNH endonuclease family protein, which translates to MEKVKLSTLLEDKIFRIPDYQRGYSWDVENWSDFVQDIDALIEEDINSHYTGTIVIYKSKDNPVESYGNKKLELVDVVDGQQRLTTCSLYLSVILKELIIQGEVEFSSEISSYLYNGAKSKLRLNNESSDFYYDLISRGTPNTKPNNIHQQKLHNACIFFRSHIHKKDNSSPENLKEYLGNLFDAIIRKLNFSFYTIDVESEIGMTFELMNSRGKKLSTLELLKNYLMHWVYRNVSNESEREDLTKTINKAWKEVYVNLSNCNGNEDQCLRISWILYQNHTPKNWKGYDGFKDNDVIPLRDFSKKSKNDTKKYIYRFVNGLAIISKHYAEAIKPSPKNSMDEYIWLTKIRRIGNMANFLPLIIAARIKLNDGKASSYDYINLLKALENSAYRVFLWESKRSNTGLSAFYRWGFEIFAESHSIVNITEWIYGHTNWYSNENIFRNRIREISNWYSCRRLLKYSLYEYELYLLENEGKNTSPDLKWEDLSDATIEHILPQNPDEHSLWHTTWNKKDAAHYLHDISNLVLTRNNSNYLNFDFERKKGHAGQGYCYANSDIRQERKLAGFSTWDIESCKKRRQSLEDWIISRWGVEKHYILPAEINEEEDDDLGIEDI; encoded by the coding sequence ATGGAAAAAGTAAAATTATCAACTTTATTAGAAGATAAAATATTTCGGATACCAGATTATCAAAGAGGATACTCTTGGGACGTAGAAAACTGGTCGGATTTTGTTCAAGACATTGATGCATTAATAGAAGAAGATATTAACAGTCATTATACAGGGACAATTGTTATATATAAATCAAAAGATAATCCAGTCGAAAGTTATGGGAACAAAAAATTAGAGCTTGTTGATGTAGTTGATGGGCAACAAAGATTGACCACTTGTAGTTTGTATCTATCTGTCATACTTAAAGAATTGATAATACAAGGTGAAGTTGAATTTTCCTCAGAAATATCAAGTTATTTATATAATGGCGCAAAAAGTAAATTACGTTTAAACAATGAGTCATCCGACTTTTACTATGATTTAATCTCACGTGGAACTCCAAATACCAAACCAAATAATATTCACCAACAGAAACTACATAACGCTTGTATATTCTTTAGAAGCCATATTCATAAAAAAGACAACTCAAGCCCAGAAAATTTAAAAGAATATTTAGGTAATTTATTTGATGCAATTATTAGGAAGTTGAACTTTTCTTTTTATACTATTGATGTAGAAAGCGAAATCGGCATGACATTTGAGTTAATGAACTCTCGCGGAAAGAAACTATCTACTCTTGAGTTGTTAAAAAATTACTTAATGCATTGGGTTTATCGAAATGTTAGCAATGAAAGTGAACGAGAAGACTTAACAAAAACCATTAATAAAGCATGGAAAGAAGTTTATGTCAATCTTTCAAACTGCAATGGCAACGAAGATCAATGCTTAAGGATTTCATGGATTTTATACCAAAATCATACACCAAAAAACTGGAAAGGCTATGATGGTTTCAAAGACAATGATGTTATTCCTCTAAGAGATTTTTCCAAAAAAAGTAAAAATGATACCAAAAAATATATTTATCGCTTTGTCAATGGGCTTGCAATAATATCCAAACATTATGCTGAAGCAATAAAACCTTCACCAAAAAATAGTATGGATGAATACATATGGTTAACGAAAATCAGACGCATAGGTAATATGGCGAACTTTTTGCCGTTAATAATTGCAGCAAGAATAAAACTAAATGATGGCAAAGCATCATCTTATGACTATATTAATTTATTAAAAGCATTAGAAAACTCAGCTTACAGAGTATTCTTGTGGGAAAGCAAGAGAAGTAATACTGGATTATCTGCATTTTACAGGTGGGGATTTGAGATATTTGCAGAATCCCATTCGATCGTTAATATCACAGAGTGGATATATGGACATACCAATTGGTATTCTAATGAAAATATTTTCAGGAATCGTATACGAGAAATATCAAATTGGTATTCATGCAGAAGATTACTAAAGTATTCACTATACGAATATGAATTATATTTATTGGAAAATGAAGGAAAAAATACATCTCCAGACTTAAAATGGGAAGATTTATCTGATGCAACAATAGAGCATATTTTACCTCAAAACCCAGACGAACACTCATTATGGCATACAACTTGGAATAAAAAAGATGCTGCTCATTATCTGCACGATATTTCAAATTTAGTTTTAACAAGAAATAATTCTAATTATCTAAACTTTGATTTTGAAAGAAAAAAAGGCCATGCCGGACAAGGATATTGTTATGCGAACTCAGATATTCGTCAAGAAAGAAAATTAGCAGGATTTTCAACATGGGATATTGAAAGTTGCAAAAAAAGACGGCAATCACTAGAAGATTGGATTATAAGTAGATGGGGAGTTGAAAAGCATTATATTCTGCCTGCCGAAATCAATGAAGAGGAAGATGATGATCTAGGGATAGAGGATATATAA
- a CDS encoding GNAT family N-acetyltransferase, with translation MSVIRPPEPLRAQHEVDSFCCGEEVLDEWLQRRALKNETLGASRTFVACVEQRVVGYYALAAGSVTHSMVSSKVRRNMPEPIPTVVLARLAIDKDWQGQGLGYSLLQDALLRCHAAAGYIGARVLLVHALTDDAKRFYEHFGFRASPIDERMLMLLLSEIDSSSACHLIVF, from the coding sequence ATGAGCGTGATACGCCCGCCAGAACCGCTACGGGCGCAGCATGAAGTAGACAGCTTCTGCTGTGGTGAAGAGGTACTGGACGAATGGCTGCAACGGCGGGCGTTGAAAAATGAAACCTTGGGCGCATCCCGTACCTTTGTGGCTTGTGTCGAGCAGCGCGTGGTTGGGTATTATGCTTTGGCGGCTGGCTCTGTCACGCATTCAATGGTTTCCAGCAAAGTCAGGCGCAATATGCCTGAGCCGATACCAACGGTAGTGCTAGCACGGTTAGCCATTGATAAGGACTGGCAAGGACAAGGTTTGGGCTATTCGCTTTTGCAGGATGCATTGTTACGTTGCCATGCGGCGGCTGGTTACATTGGCGCACGGGTTTTGCTGGTTCATGCGCTGACTGATGATGCCAAACGGTTTTACGAGCATTTCGGGTTCAGGGCTTCACCGATTGATGAGCGGATGCTGATGTTGTTATTGAGCGAGATTGATAGTTCTTCTGCTTGTCACCTGATCGTATTTTGA
- a CDS encoding DUF1778 domain-containing protein, producing MTVATLPDSKATPLNIRIRQEQRSLIERAAAALDKTVSDFVRDAALREATNALLDKTVFYLNADAWAKFNAALDTPPASNPRLQDLMSRQPVWAK from the coding sequence ATGACAGTAGCAACCTTACCTGACAGCAAAGCGACCCCGCTTAACATCCGCATCCGACAGGAACAACGTAGCCTGATTGAGCGGGCAGCAGCAGCACTGGATAAAACGGTGTCAGATTTTGTGCGCGATGCCGCCTTGCGTGAAGCGACCAATGCCCTGCTGGACAAAACCGTTTTCTATCTCAACGCTGATGCTTGGGCAAAATTCAATGCAGCCCTTGATACACCCCCTGCCAGCAATCCACGCCTGCAAGACTTGATGTCACGCCAACCTGTATGGGCGAAATGA
- a CDS encoding ATP-binding protein — protein MQRQQLSFLTRWLHNHHRKPLIIRGARQVGKSTLVQLFAEQHGMTLLATNLERYPALANTFASNDPEKILQQIEALPRMPAVDAQALLFLDELQAVPEAIPALRYFYEDRPQLPVVCAGSLLEFVLAAHQFSMPVGRVQYLHMGPMTFSEFLLALGEDKLYQVVTEYQPGNEIGEMAHQRLLQLLRSYYFVGGMPEAVAAFAETRSYQSVSDVHNSIIETYRDDFPKYGKSRDQNRMLDVFNFAARNVGVKVKYSNISREDQSTVLKKDLELLCMARVISKVVHSHCSGLPLQASLEEKVYKLLFLDVGLMNAICGLNWRTLSQFDDLKLVNEGAIAEQFVGQHLQALLAESPNRELTYWLREGRSANAELDFVVALEGQIIPVEVKAGANGSMKSLHQFMAEKQAPFAVRFDAGLPAVSTVNAVVNSDNQRKDVSYTLVSLPLYLVERLGVVVAGLS, from the coding sequence ATGCAACGCCAACAGCTATCCTTCCTAACACGCTGGTTACACAATCACCACCGCAAACCCCTGATCATTCGGGGAGCACGACAAGTCGGAAAATCCACCTTGGTGCAATTGTTCGCCGAACAGCATGGCATGACGCTATTAGCGACTAATCTGGAACGCTACCCAGCATTGGCAAACACCTTTGCCAGTAATGACCCCGAAAAAATCCTGCAACAAATCGAAGCCTTACCGCGTATGCCTGCTGTCGATGCCCAAGCATTGCTGTTTCTGGATGAACTTCAAGCAGTGCCGGAAGCCATTCCTGCCTTGCGTTACTTCTACGAAGACCGTCCGCAATTACCTGTCGTATGCGCGGGTTCGCTGCTGGAATTTGTGTTAGCGGCACACCAGTTTTCGATGCCAGTGGGCAGGGTGCAATACCTGCACATGGGGCCAATGACGTTTTCCGAATTCCTGCTGGCATTAGGCGAAGACAAGCTGTATCAAGTGGTGACGGAATACCAACCGGGTAACGAGATCGGTGAAATGGCGCACCAACGGCTATTGCAACTGTTGCGCAGCTATTATTTTGTGGGTGGGATGCCGGAAGCGGTCGCTGCATTTGCGGAAACGCGCAGCTACCAATCAGTGAGTGACGTTCATAACTCGATTATTGAAACCTACCGTGACGATTTCCCCAAGTACGGCAAAAGTCGTGACCAGAACCGGATGCTGGATGTTTTTAACTTCGCCGCTCGTAACGTGGGTGTAAAAGTTAAATACAGCAATATCTCGCGCGAGGATCAGAGTACCGTCCTCAAAAAAGATCTGGAATTGCTGTGCATGGCGCGGGTCATCAGCAAGGTCGTTCACAGCCATTGTTCAGGGTTGCCGCTACAAGCCAGCCTTGAAGAAAAGGTTTACAAACTGCTGTTTCTGGATGTTGGTTTGATGAATGCCATTTGCGGCCTCAATTGGCGCACGCTGTCCCAATTCGATGACCTCAAACTGGTCAACGAAGGGGCGATTGCCGAACAATTCGTCGGTCAACACTTGCAGGCATTGCTGGCAGAATCGCCCAATAGGGAATTGACTTACTGGCTACGGGAAGGTCGCTCTGCCAATGCCGAACTGGATTTTGTGGTGGCACTGGAGGGGCAAATTATCCCGGTTGAAGTCAAGGCGGGTGCGAATGGCAGCATGAAATCGCTGCACCAGTTCATGGCAGAGAAACAAGCACCGTTTGCCGTGCGGTTTGATGCGGGTTTGCCTGCGGTTAGTACCGTCAATGCGGTGGTGAACAGCGATAATCAGCGCAAGGACGTTAGTTACACACTGGTGTCGTTGCCGTTGTATTTGGTGGAGAGGTTGGGGGTGGTGGTTGCGGGACTAAGCTAA
- the def gene encoding peptide deformylase, whose protein sequence is MPETTRMLPIASADEPILHQPAHAVAEVSDPAIQRLLDDMLVTLQAANGVGIAAPQVFAPLRIIIVASRPNSRYPDAPLMPPIAMLNPEILWQSDTTCSGWEGCLSVPDTRAQVKRAERLRIRYLTRTGERVEAAYSGFVARIIQHECDHLDGILFPERLEDPSETISETVFQTLQNAKTHP, encoded by the coding sequence ATGCCAGAAACCACCCGCATGTTACCGATTGCCAGCGCTGATGAACCGATCTTGCATCAGCCCGCCCACGCCGTAGCCGAGGTAAGCGATCCCGCCATCCAACGCTTGCTGGATGACATGCTGGTAACGTTGCAAGCCGCTAATGGGGTAGGCATTGCAGCCCCGCAAGTATTCGCCCCCTTACGGATTATTATCGTGGCATCACGCCCGAACTCACGTTACCCCGATGCGCCATTGATGCCGCCCATCGCCATGCTCAACCCGGAAATCCTCTGGCAATCCGACACCACTTGCAGCGGCTGGGAAGGCTGTTTGAGCGTACCCGACACACGGGCGCAGGTAAAACGTGCCGAACGCTTACGCATCCGCTATCTAACACGCACGGGCGAACGGGTGGAAGCGGCATACAGCGGCTTCGTAGCACGCATTATTCAGCACGAATGCGATCATCTGGATGGCATTTTATTCCCAGAGCGTTTGGAAGATCCCAGTGAAACAATCAGCGAGACTGTGTTTCAAACGTTACAAAATGCTAAAACACACCCCTAA
- a CDS encoding AI-2E family transporter, which yields MLPNNDNSNVGLLPSPMPRHAPVHWEHVLPLLTRLVVWGIILGLLTLLSSFFALIFLTFVFAYLQSGIVDVLTRRMRWLRVPVVVLVGGLFLGAIITVSLFLAPKVYQQATGFAQGFFVYMERIDTEVLNLADRYPLLQEAIPELRRPPALGQPSASAAPEWAAPIPPVPPLQNGVAATGTLEPPLAQRTFVDSPTGLLVGLLTGKEKSVDSREAVKVALDQLTNISRQALAILTTFLLALLFAFLIVLDLPHLVASVRDLENTRLRFIYVEVADNIYQFGKVLGHAMQAQFYIACVNTVLTAIGLYVLGMGEHMAFLSVLVFLFSFVPVAGVFISSVPICLIALNMGGVNLMLLSVAMITIIHLIEGYVLNPLIYGARLRVNPVIVLIILTVGGKLFHIWGLILGLPVCIYLFGHAIRYRKSSLS from the coding sequence ATGCTACCCAATAATGACAACAGTAATGTAGGGTTGTTGCCTAGCCCGATGCCCCGTCATGCGCCCGTGCACTGGGAACATGTGCTGCCGCTGCTGACGCGTTTGGTGGTGTGGGGGATTATTCTCGGTTTACTGACCTTGCTCAGTTCTTTTTTTGCGCTGATTTTTCTGACATTTGTATTTGCGTACTTGCAATCGGGCATTGTGGACGTGCTAACCCGCCGAATGCGTTGGCTGCGCGTGCCGGTGGTGGTGTTGGTGGGGGGTCTGTTTTTGGGAGCCATCATCACCGTTAGTTTATTCTTGGCGCCGAAGGTTTACCAACAAGCGACTGGCTTCGCGCAAGGCTTTTTTGTGTACATGGAGCGCATTGACACCGAAGTGCTGAATCTGGCAGACCGCTACCCGCTATTGCAAGAGGCTATCCCGGAACTGCGTCGCCCACCTGCTTTGGGGCAACCGAGTGCGAGTGCCGCTCCCGAATGGGCTGCGCCAATACCGCCAGTGCCACCGCTGCAAAATGGGGTGGCAGCCACTGGTACGTTAGAGCCGCCGCTTGCCCAGCGGACGTTTGTGGATTCACCGACAGGTTTACTAGTGGGATTACTGACGGGTAAGGAAAAGTCAGTGGATAGCCGCGAAGCGGTGAAGGTGGCGCTGGATCAGTTGACCAATATCAGCCGCCAAGCCTTGGCGATTTTGACAACGTTTCTGCTGGCTTTGCTGTTTGCGTTTTTGATTGTGTTGGATCTGCCACATTTGGTGGCGAGTGTGCGCGATTTGGAAAATACCCGTCTGCGTTTCATTTATGTAGAGGTTGCTGACAATATCTACCAATTTGGCAAGGTGCTTGGTCACGCGATGCAGGCACAGTTTTACATTGCGTGCGTGAATACGGTGTTGACGGCGATTGGTTTGTACGTGTTGGGCATGGGCGAACACATGGCGTTTTTGTCGGTGTTGGTGTTCTTGTTTAGTTTTGTGCCGGTGGCGGGTGTATTCATTAGTTCAGTTCCCATCTGTTTGATTGCTTTGAATATGGGGGGCGTGAACTTAATGTTGTTGAGTGTAGCGATGATCACCATTATTCATTTGATTGAAGGGTACGTGCTGAATCCGTTGATTTACGGGGCGCGGTTGCGGGTGAATCCGGTGATTGTGCTGATTATTCTTACGGTGGGCGGTAAATTATTCCACATTTGGGGGCTGATCTTGGGCTTGCCGGTGTGTATTTATTTATTTGGTCATGCGATTCGCTACCGGAAATCGTCACTTTCCTAA
- a CDS encoding HyaD/HybD family hydrogenase maturation endopeptidase: MLVLGIGNSLLQDEGIGIHLLRFMQKHFSAFPDVTYLDGGTLSFTLASEIEEHDHLLVLDAVELHAKPGTLCCYENEAMDHFLGTSKRSAHEVGLLDLMDIARLTEHLPHHRALIGIQYQTFGWGEQPTAKVKHNIPLAGRLAANVLQKWEFAAHPPCGLPLATLVGSAS, translated from the coding sequence ATGTTGGTATTAGGCATTGGCAACAGTCTGCTGCAAGACGAAGGCATTGGAATTCACCTGCTGCGTTTTATGCAGAAGCATTTTTCGGCATTCCCGGATGTCACGTACCTGGATGGTGGAACGTTAAGCTTTACCTTAGCCAGTGAGATTGAGGAGCACGATCACTTGTTGGTGTTGGATGCGGTAGAACTACACGCCAAGCCCGGTACGTTGTGTTGCTATGAAAATGAGGCGATGGATCATTTTCTAGGCACAAGCAAACGCAGTGCGCACGAGGTCGGTTTATTGGATTTGATGGATATTGCCCGCCTAACCGAGCATCTGCCACACCACCGCGCTTTGATTGGCATTCAATACCAAACGTTCGGGTGGGGCGAGCAACCTACCGCCAAAGTCAAACACAATATTCCACTGGCCGGTCGTCTTGCCGCCAATGTTTTACAGAAGTGGGAGTTCGCTGCCCATCCGCCCTGCGGCCTTCCGCTCGCTACACTTGTGGGGAGCGCGTCATGA
- a CDS encoding hydrogenase expression/formation protein translates to MNLNGIPIRSTSPVTGNLRPVLHEIRHALGEFIAHGTHGMIDLYSLPFSPQEYTELDAFLGEGEVDLTLNVLGKTRLRESGYAGIWRIEHFDGNDKRIGYFIEIGHVPEILRSQCDDIKEGLAAMTTILAMEEDNNEDANT, encoded by the coding sequence ATGAATTTAAACGGCATTCCTATTCGTTCCACCAGCCCTGTGACTGGAAACCTGCGCCCTGTATTGCACGAAATTCGCCATGCGCTTGGCGAGTTCATCGCGCACGGCACACACGGCATGATCGACTTGTATAGCTTGCCGTTCTCCCCACAGGAATACACAGAACTCGACGCATTTTTAGGGGAGGGCGAAGTTGATCTTACCCTGAATGTGCTGGGCAAAACCCGCCTACGCGAAAGCGGTTACGCGGGCATCTGGCGCATTGAACACTTTGACGGCAACGACAAACGTATCGGTTATTTCATCGAAATAGGGCATGTGCCGGAAATCCTGCGTTCCCAATGCGACGACATTAAGGAAGGCTTGGCGGCAATGACCACAATTCTGGCGATGGAGGAAGACAATAATGAGGATGCAAACACCTAG
- a CDS encoding hydrogenase small subunit, with product MRMQTPSPYDQTLGEHLRSQGISRRSFLKFCGLLASSMALAPSMIPKIAEALEQAKRPSVIWLSFQECTGCTESLTRSHSPSLEGLIFDAISLDYHHTLQAASGDAAEHAREEAMKEHYGKYVLVVDGSIPLDNPGYSTIAGISNLDMLKEAAAGAAAIVAVGTCAAYGGLPKADPNPTGAVSVSDIIKDKPIINVPGCPPIPVVITGVIAHFLTFGLPELDSLGRPKAFYGQSIHDRCYRRPFYERGLFAETFDDEGAKAGWCLYKLGCKGPVTYNACATTKWNDGTSFPIESGHGCIGCSEPNFWDFGGFYKALSIPTGVSGQNVVYAAAAGIAAGVAIGAMNKKSKTEAASSHQTVTVEELNQESGS from the coding sequence ATGAGGATGCAAACACCTAGTCCTTATGATCAAACCCTAGGCGAACACCTGCGCTCGCAGGGCATTTCGCGGCGGAGTTTCCTGAAGTTTTGCGGTCTGCTGGCTTCCAGCATGGCGCTTGCCCCTAGCATGATCCCGAAAATCGCCGAGGCGTTGGAACAAGCCAAACGCCCCTCGGTGATCTGGCTTTCTTTCCAAGAATGCACGGGTTGCACCGAATCCCTGACACGTTCGCACAGCCCCAGTCTCGAAGGGCTGATCTTTGACGCGATTTCGCTGGATTACCACCATACCCTGCAAGCCGCTTCGGGCGACGCTGCTGAACACGCGCGTGAAGAGGCGATGAAAGAGCATTACGGCAAGTATGTGTTGGTGGTGGATGGCTCGATTCCACTGGATAACCCTGGCTATTCCACCATTGCAGGCATCAGCAATCTGGATATGCTCAAAGAAGCCGCTGCCGGTGCAGCCGCGATTGTGGCAGTCGGCACATGCGCTGCCTACGGTGGTTTGCCAAAAGCTGATCCGAACCCGACGGGCGCGGTGTCCGTATCCGACATTATCAAAGACAAACCCATCATCAACGTCCCCGGTTGCCCGCCGATTCCGGTGGTGATTACCGGCGTGATTGCCCATTTCCTAACCTTCGGGCTTCCCGAACTGGATAGCTTGGGTCGTCCGAAGGCTTTTTACGGGCAAAGCATCCACGACCGTTGCTACCGCCGTCCGTTTTACGAGCGCGGTTTGTTTGCTGAAACCTTTGACGACGAAGGGGCGAAAGCAGGCTGGTGTTTGTACAAACTCGGTTGCAAAGGCCCTGTGACCTACAACGCTTGCGCCACCACCAAATGGAACGATGGCACGAGCTTCCCGATTGAATCGGGGCATGGTTGTATCGGCTGTTCCGAACCCAATTTCTGGGATTTCGGCGGTTTTTACAAGGCGCTGTCCATTCCGACGGGCGTATCGGGGCAGAACGTGGTGTATGCCGCCGCAGCGGGTATTGCTGCTGGGGTTGCCATCGGTGCGATGAACAAAAAATCCAAGACGGAGGCGGCAAGTTCACACCAAACCGTCACCGTTGAGGAATTGAATCAGGAGTCAGGATCATGA